The following proteins come from a genomic window of Verrucomicrobiia bacterium:
- a CDS encoding alpha/beta fold hydrolase, producing the protein MKRPEIKNRHGLKLVIRVDEPEHETGLAFVAHGQGGFMGQKHIQAFAEAFLENGYRVVRFDATNSTGESDGDMRNVTITNYYEDLEDVVAWARTQEWFKQPFGLAGHSMGGMSTALYAENHPAEVFCVAPISACINQELFVGTVDPDFLKAWKDRGYFERESLSRPGLLLRPGWGFVEDLKNHDLLKGAKALTMPVLLMAGSNDEPTPYAHQKLLFDAIPGDNKRLIKIPNVDHNFKNKSGNKVAEVKRHLDDLLKELT; encoded by the coding sequence ATGAAGCGCCCCGAGATCAAAAATCGGCATGGTCTGAAGCTGGTGATTCGGGTGGATGAGCCCGAGCATGAGACCGGCTTGGCGTTTGTGGCTCACGGCCAAGGCGGCTTTATGGGTCAGAAACATATTCAGGCTTTTGCCGAGGCATTCTTAGAAAACGGCTATCGGGTGGTCCGGTTCGATGCCACCAACTCTACTGGTGAAAGTGATGGTGATATGCGCAATGTGACCATTACTAACTACTACGAAGACCTAGAGGACGTGGTTGCCTGGGCGCGCACCCAAGAGTGGTTCAAGCAGCCATTTGGTCTGGCGGGGCACAGCATGGGCGGCATGTCTACGGCGCTGTACGCCGAAAATCATCCAGCCGAAGTTTTTTGTGTAGCGCCTATTTCTGCGTGCATAAACCAAGAGCTCTTTGTTGGTACTGTCGATCCAGACTTCTTGAAAGCCTGGAAGGACAGAGGCTACTTTGAAAGAGAAAGCCTGTCCAGGCCCGGACTACTACTGCGACCGGGCTGGGGTTTTGTAGAGGACTTGAAAAATCACGATTTGCTGAAGGGCGCGAAAGCCCTGACCATGCCCGTGCTCCTGATGGCCGGTAGCAATGACGAGCCGACGCCTTATGCTCACCAAAAGCTATTATTCGATGCCATTCCGGGCGACAACAAAAGACTCATAAAAATCCCAAATGTAGACCACAACTTTAAAAAT
- a CDS encoding PIN domain-containing protein has translation MATSASLDTNVLLDWLLDRDSARSAATQRLLDSTLTLHVSDMVFAEIVYVLQSAKFPRVAITKNLSRIVAERAINCNRPLIKRALKLYETESRLSWVDCCSLFYAELNNASPLYTYDNDLIKKSGGRAQALR, from the coding sequence ATGGCGACATCAGCAAGTCTTGACACTAACGTACTGCTTGATTGGTTGCTCGATAGGGACAGCGCTCGATCGGCAGCAACCCAGCGGTTGCTCGATAGCACACTAACCCTGCATGTCTCTGATATGGTGTTTGCCGAAATTGTGTACGTGCTGCAGTCTGCTAAATTTCCAAGAGTCGCGATTACCAAAAACCTGAGCAGAATCGTAGCCGAAAGGGCAATAAACTGTAATCGCCCGCTTATCAAGCGAGCCCTCAAGCTGTATGAGACAGAGTCTCGGCTATCCTGGGTTGATTGTTGCAGTCTATTTTATGCAGAGCTCAACAATGCTTCGCCGCTCTATACCTATGACAATGATTTGATCAAGAAGTCCGGGGGGAGGGCGCAAGCGCTCCGATGA
- a CDS encoding AbrB/MazE/SpoVT family DNA-binding domain-containing protein: MIYTSRITSKGTTTIPADIREKLGLKPGSEVRFEEDAKTGAITLEPMPSIEEVRSMNQALLKKLGTTDILKNYKAGDGFAAHVKEKYGDISKS, from the coding sequence ATGATCTATACCTCAAGAATTACCAGCAAGGGCACGACTACCATCCCTGCGGATATACGCGAAAAGCTCGGGCTTAAGCCGGGCAGTGAGGTTCGTTTTGAGGAAGATGCCAAAACCGGAGCTATCACACTTGAGCCAATGCCCTCTATCGAAGAAGTTCGGTCTATGAACCAAGCACTTCTGAAAAAACTTGGGACCACGGATATACTGAAAAATTACAAGGCTGGTGACGGGTTTGCTGCCCATGTAAAAGAAAAATATGGCGACATCAGCAAGTCTTGA
- the aspS gene encoding aspartate--tRNA(Asn) ligase, which produces MRTLARELKDHIGTSAQVQGWIHKKRLMGGLTFINIRDRSGLIQVLVEDKNEVEKLRGLQIGTVLTITGQVVQDDRAPGGAEIHEPTLEVVIPVTDEPPIEIDKPLSHRPDNLDTLFDNRPIGLRNLQETAIFKVQAKVLEGFRTFFAANDFTEIITPKLLAEATEGGTEVFKLDYFGKTATLAQSPQFYKQMMVGVFERVFETNPVFRAEPSATTRHMTEYQSVDAEIGFIDFDELQNLAGGCLLTVVRYAEAECAKELKMWNIQGFTLPKKPQDIPRISIDEIHEKFLKATKEDHTGEDDLAPGEERWICDYAKKQLGSEAVLVTGWSSRSKTFKFYHRANEENPEIADRADLLFRGVEITTLSMREHRYDRLLKQLKAMGGDPKNPGFAPLLSVYRHGMPPHGGWGWGLERTVEKILNLNNVKEATLFPRDMNRLTP; this is translated from the coding sequence ATGAGAACACTAGCTCGCGAACTGAAGGACCATATCGGTACATCAGCTCAAGTTCAGGGGTGGATCCACAAAAAGCGTCTGATGGGCGGCCTGACTTTTATAAACATTCGTGACCGCAGTGGCCTGATACAGGTCTTGGTAGAGGACAAAAATGAAGTAGAGAAACTACGTGGCCTGCAAATTGGCACCGTTTTGACTATTACAGGCCAAGTGGTTCAGGACGACCGTGCCCCTGGTGGTGCCGAGATCCACGAGCCCACCCTGGAAGTAGTAATTCCTGTCACCGATGAACCGCCTATAGAAATCGACAAGCCCCTTAGCCACCGTCCCGACAATCTAGACACCTTGTTCGACAACCGCCCGATTGGACTACGCAACTTACAGGAGACGGCTATTTTTAAAGTCCAAGCCAAGGTACTAGAGGGTTTTCGTACATTCTTTGCAGCCAACGATTTTACCGAGATCATCACCCCCAAGCTTTTGGCCGAGGCTACCGAGGGCGGCACCGAAGTCTTCAAGCTCGATTATTTTGGCAAAACTGCCACCCTGGCTCAGTCGCCCCAGTTCTACAAGCAGATGATGGTTGGCGTTTTTGAGCGAGTATTTGAAACCAACCCCGTGTTTCGGGCAGAACCCAGCGCTACCACCCGCCACATGACCGAATACCAGTCTGTTGATGCCGAGATCGGCTTTATAGATTTTGACGAGCTACAGAATCTAGCCGGCGGCTGTCTGCTCACGGTGGTTAGGTATGCAGAGGCTGAGTGTGCCAAAGAACTCAAGATGTGGAACATTCAGGGCTTTACATTGCCCAAAAAACCACAGGACATTCCCCGTATTAGTATCGACGAAATTCACGAGAAGTTCCTGAAGGCCACCAAAGAAGACCACACGGGCGAGGACGACCTAGCTCCAGGAGAAGAACGCTGGATCTGCGACTACGCCAAGAAACAGCTGGGTAGCGAGGCCGTGCTGGTAACGGGCTGGTCTAGTCGTAGCAAGACCTTTAAGTTCTACCACCGTGCAAACGAAGAAAATCCAGAGATCGCTGATCGCGCCGACCTGCTATTTCGTGGCGTAGAGATCACTACCCTCAGCATGCGCGAACACCGTTATGACCGCCTACTAAAACAGCTAAAGGCCATGGGCGGCGATCCGAAAAATCCGGGCTTTGCACCACTGCTCAGCGTGTATCGTCACGGCATGCCACCACATGGTGGCTGGGGCTGGGGACTGGAGCGCACTGTAGAGAAAATTCTGAACCTCAACAATGTCAAAGAGGCCACACTCTTCCCCCGCGATATGAATCGCTTGACGCCGTAA
- a CDS encoding CBS domain-containing protein — MMIVLLVSALLALSSISLLKVYRHVPERELRKRAREGDELAKTLYKAVAYGHSLTTVLWIIVGVTNALFFVLVARSTPTWFAVIVSAFVIWAGFVWLPARNVTKLSAWTASKLAPALAWLLSYLHPVIDGLSGFFGRHWPVTIHTGLYDRNDIIELLQYQQAQPDNRVEKTELEIALHALTFGDVSVVQAMVPRRAVKMIAATEAVGTVLMSELHDSGFSRFPVYADKKDTIVGILYLRDLIRAKSGGHIEKYMNAEVMYVHEEQPLTDALQAVLKTKRHLFIVVNSFEEFVGIITIEDILERAIGKPIIDEFDRYDDMRAVAARAAKKEHTQNNEPERPQEEPEAPTEEPPEVVK, encoded by the coding sequence ATGATGATCGTGCTTTTAGTGTCCGCTTTGCTGGCGCTTTCTTCTATTAGCCTGCTCAAGGTCTATCGGCATGTCCCAGAGCGCGAGCTGCGCAAGCGGGCACGCGAAGGCGACGAACTAGCCAAGACACTCTATAAAGCAGTGGCATATGGGCATAGCTTGACCACGGTGCTGTGGATTATTGTCGGGGTGACCAACGCATTGTTCTTTGTGCTGGTAGCGCGCAGTACGCCAACTTGGTTTGCGGTGATAGTTAGTGCTTTTGTTATTTGGGCGGGATTTGTCTGGCTGCCAGCCCGCAACGTTACCAAGCTGAGCGCCTGGACAGCTAGCAAACTTGCGCCGGCACTGGCTTGGTTGCTCAGTTATCTGCATCCTGTTATCGACGGCTTGTCGGGTTTTTTTGGGCGTCACTGGCCGGTCACTATTCATACCGGACTATATGATCGCAATGACATCATAGAGCTGTTGCAGTATCAGCAAGCCCAGCCCGACAACCGGGTCGAGAAAACTGAGCTAGAGATTGCACTGCACGCTCTGACATTCGGTGACGTGAGTGTTGTGCAGGCCATGGTGCCGCGCCGGGCTGTAAAAATGATAGCTGCCACCGAAGCCGTTGGTACGGTGCTGATGAGCGAGCTCCACGACAGTGGTTTTTCGCGGTTCCCGGTCTACGCTGACAAAAAAGATACCATTGTTGGCATTTTGTATTTGCGCGACCTGATCCGGGCCAAGTCCGGCGGACACATAGAAAAATATATGAACGCAGAAGTTATGTATGTGCACGAAGAACAACCGCTCACTGACGCCCTGCAGGCTGTACTAAAAACCAAACGGCACTTATTCATTGTGGTAAATAGTTTTGAAGAGTTTGTAGGTATTATCACCATAGAGGACATACTGGAACGGGCCATAGGCAAGCCTATTATTGATGAATTCGACCGATACGACGACATGCGAGCCGTTGCTGCCCGGGCTGCCAAAAAAGAACATACCCAAAACAATGAACCCGAAAGGCCCCAAGAAGAACCAGAAGCCCCTACCGAAGAACCGCCAGAGGTGGTAAAATAA
- a CDS encoding thioredoxin domain-containing protein: MNKRFIAILAACIIAFAGLLILTKKDSKTPSEQTDNNPSSQLSNHIKGQGTTGVTLTEYGDFACPACYQYFPIVQQVKEKYGDQIKFQFRHYPLTEIHQNALVSARAAEAAGKQNKFFEMHDLLYQNQPTWRDSSNPTPLFENYANQLGLDLSKFKEDVKNSVTNATVQADRAEARRLNYSSTPTFEVDGKQVENPRSLEDFTKLIDNAIKEKQAQKQQ; encoded by the coding sequence ATGAACAAACGCTTTATTGCTATTCTTGCCGCTTGTATCATTGCATTTGCCGGCTTGCTCATATTAACCAAAAAGGACAGCAAGACGCCTTCCGAGCAGACAGACAATAACCCAAGCTCCCAGCTGAGCAATCACATAAAAGGCCAAGGCACCACAGGCGTGACGCTTACCGAATACGGTGACTTTGCCTGCCCAGCCTGCTACCAATACTTCCCAATCGTGCAACAGGTCAAAGAAAAATACGGTGACCAGATCAAGTTCCAGTTCCGCCACTACCCACTGACCGAGATCCACCAGAACGCTCTGGTTAGCGCCCGGGCCGCCGAAGCAGCTGGCAAACAAAATAAGTTCTTTGAGATGCACGACCTGCTGTACCAAAACCAGCCGACCTGGCGCGACAGCAGCAATCCTACGCCACTGTTCGAGAATTATGCCAATCAGCTCGGCCTCGATCTGAGTAAGTTCAAAGAGGACGTAAAAAACAGCGTCACCAATGCCACAGTCCAGGCCGACCGTGCCGAGGCAAGACGACTCAACTACTCTTCTACCCCTACGTTTGAGGTAGATGGTAAGCAGGTCGAGAACCCACGTAGCCTCGAAGACTTTACAAAGCTGATAGACAACGCTATTAAAGAAAAACAGGCCCAGAAGCAACAGTAG
- a CDS encoding low affinity iron permease family protein: MFRKIATRISIATGHAAAFTLAFLLVIGWAVTGPFFEFSNTWQLFINTGTTITTFLMVFLIQNTQNRDGKAMQLKLDELLLSTRGRDAFVDLEDMTDEELDELDREFREIHSKQSTSRTMKKLHSKIAEAHATRKGN; the protein is encoded by the coding sequence GTGTTTAGAAAAATTGCTACGAGGATTTCCATCGCCACCGGTCATGCTGCGGCCTTTACCTTGGCCTTTTTGTTGGTCATTGGCTGGGCAGTAACTGGCCCATTCTTTGAGTTTTCTAATACCTGGCAGCTGTTTATCAATACCGGTACAACAATCACTACCTTCCTGATGGTTTTTCTTATTCAGAATACGCAGAACCGCGATGGCAAAGCTATGCAGCTAAAGCTGGACGAGCTGCTACTGTCGACACGCGGCCGCGATGCATTCGTGGATCTAGAGGACATGACCGACGAAGAATTGGACGAGCTGGACCGTGAGTTTCGCGAGATCCACAGCAAGCAGTCGACCAGTAGGACTATGAAGAAACTACACAGTAAGATTGCCGAAGCACACGCCACCCGCAAGGGCAACTAG
- a CDS encoding cation:proton antiporter, with product MHNVFNELSLIIAIGVAVSLFMRTIRQPLTIAYILTGVLVGPAAFDLISSPDTLEVFSSFGIALLLLIVGLGLNPRVIKEIGKIAAYIAIIKVLLVTAIGYILSGFLGFTTTESLYIGIALSFSSTIIILKLLTDKREQTRMYGKVAIGYLLIEDILATLILVGVSTSSGGEVSMTAFIQLLLKSLLLISGLVLFRMLVLPRLNTIIAKSQEFLFLFAIGWGLGIAALFSAAGFSLEIGALVAGVMLASLPYATEISSRLKPLRDFFIVLFFVQLGSHLELSQIIDVLPRALLFSLVVLIANPLIVMAVMGLGGYTKKTSFKAGLTGAQVSEFSLILLLLAFDLGHISEQITTLITVVAFVTIAVSTYTITYADWLYDFLEKYIRLFERSKISEQKEVHHHYDLALLGYQKGGHEFVRVFNQLKKPYVVIDYDPNIIDVLESKRINFMYGDVTDLELLDEVNLRHAHLIISSITDFATNVFISRWLEKENQHAVFICTADTVEQAAELYELGAAYVMLPHYIGSEKIGAFIRKSGLKKTEFKKYREKHLAYLQEHYELMPDPDPDSTEA from the coding sequence ATGCATAACGTCTTTAATGAACTGAGTCTAATCATCGCCATCGGCGTGGCGGTCAGTTTATTCATGCGCACTATTCGGCAACCGCTGACTATTGCCTATATTCTGACAGGCGTGTTGGTGGGACCGGCTGCATTCGACCTGATCAGCTCACCCGACACGCTCGAGGTCTTTTCTAGTTTTGGCATAGCCCTGCTGCTATTGATTGTTGGCCTGGGGCTCAACCCGAGAGTCATCAAAGAAATTGGTAAGATTGCCGCCTATATAGCCATTATCAAGGTATTGCTGGTGACTGCCATTGGGTACATATTGTCTGGCTTCTTGGGCTTTACCACCACCGAGTCGCTCTATATTGGTATTGCACTGTCTTTCTCTAGCACCATTATCATCTTGAAGCTACTGACTGATAAGCGAGAGCAGACACGTATGTACGGAAAGGTCGCTATTGGTTATCTGCTGATCGAGGACATACTGGCCACCCTTATTCTGGTGGGAGTGTCTACGTCCAGTGGCGGCGAGGTGTCGATGACCGCCTTTATTCAGTTACTCCTGAAGAGTCTCCTGCTGATCAGTGGGCTCGTGCTATTCCGCATGCTCGTCCTGCCCAGACTCAACACCATTATTGCCAAGTCTCAGGAATTCTTGTTTTTGTTTGCCATTGGCTGGGGGCTAGGAATTGCTGCCCTGTTCAGCGCTGCCGGCTTCTCTCTGGAGATTGGCGCCCTGGTAGCGGGCGTTATGCTGGCTTCGCTGCCCTACGCCACCGAGATCTCGTCCCGACTCAAGCCGTTGCGTGACTTCTTTATTGTGCTGTTTTTTGTGCAGCTGGGCTCGCACCTAGAACTGAGCCAGATAATCGACGTGCTGCCCAGAGCCCTGCTGTTCTCGCTAGTGGTGCTGATTGCCAACCCACTGATTGTTATGGCCGTTATGGGACTGGGCGGCTATACAAAAAAGACCAGCTTCAAGGCCGGGCTGACTGGTGCCCAGGTCAGTGAGTTCTCGCTGATTTTGCTGCTGCTGGCCTTTGACCTGGGCCATATCAGCGAACAAATAACTACCCTTATCACCGTAGTCGCTTTTGTTACCATTGCCGTGAGCACTTATACCATCACCTATGCCGACTGGCTCTACGACTTTCTGGAGAAATATATTCGGCTATTTGAACGCTCCAAGATTAGCGAGCAAAAAGAGGTGCACCATCACTACGACCTTGCTCTGCTGGGGTATCAGAAAGGCGGGCATGAGTTTGTGCGGGTCTTTAATCAGCTCAAAAAACCCTATGTGGTCATAGACTACGACCCTAACATTATTGACGTGCTAGAGAGCAAGCGGATTAACTTTATGTATGGCGACGTGACCGACCTAGAGCTGCTGGATGAGGTGAATTTGCGACACGCCCACCTGATTATTTCGTCTATCACTGACTTTGCTACCAACGTCTTTATCAGCCGCTGGCTCGAGAAAGAAAACCAGCACGCGGTCTTTATATGCACCGCAGACACCGTGGAACAAGCCGCAGAACTGTACGAGCTTGGCGCTGCGTACGTTATGCTGCCCCACTACATTGGCTCTGAGAAAATCGGCGCCTTCATACGCAAGAGCGGCCTAAAAAAGACCGAGTTCAAAAAGTACCGCGAGAAACATCTGGCCTACCTGCAAGAACACTACGAGCTTATGCCCGATCCAGACCCAGATTCAACTGAAGCATAG
- a CDS encoding adenylyltransferase/cytidyltransferase family protein, giving the protein MKKVGIYFGTFDPIHEGHLALAAAAAQECDLEKVFFLIEPRPRRKQGVKALEHRSAMVRLAIKHEPRFGSILLEQQRFTPLDTLPLLMERFKGAELYLIMGDDTLSHFGDWPHVEELMRQVRFIIGLRTHEKAEVERRLDTVQRTRALVMDYQILSTDLPACSSRAIRISVRRGHKPRDLPLVVYAYIKQEGLYASVESGSGSGISS; this is encoded by the coding sequence ATGAAAAAGGTTGGGATTTATTTTGGGACGTTTGATCCCATTCACGAAGGACACCTGGCGCTTGCGGCAGCCGCCGCCCAAGAGTGCGATCTTGAAAAAGTATTCTTTTTGATAGAGCCACGGCCTCGGCGCAAGCAGGGCGTCAAGGCACTAGAGCATCGCAGTGCTATGGTTCGTCTGGCTATCAAGCACGAGCCACGGTTTGGGTCTATCCTGCTAGAGCAGCAGCGCTTTACGCCACTAGATACGCTGCCGCTGCTCATGGAACGATTCAAGGGCGCAGAACTGTACTTGATCATGGGCGACGACACACTGAGTCATTTTGGTGACTGGCCGCACGTAGAAGAGCTGATGCGGCAGGTGCGTTTTATTATTGGTCTGCGCACTCATGAAAAGGCAGAGGTCGAACGTCGGCTGGACACGGTGCAGCGTACGCGGGCCCTAGTCATGGACTACCAGATCTTGTCTACTGACTTACCGGCTTGTTCGTCCAGGGCTATCAGAATTAGCGTCAGGCGGGGACACAAGCCACGGGATTTGCCACTAGTGGTGTACGCCTACATTAAGCAAGAAGGGCTCTATGCTTCAGTTGAATCTGGGTCTGGATCGGGCATAAGCTCGTAG